The Athalia rosae chromosome 7, iyAthRosa1.1, whole genome shotgun sequence genome window below encodes:
- the LOC105689244 gene encoding uncharacterized protein LOC105689244 isoform X3 produces MTGTVSLLVVGVHAACRGASKCKTRRGASLAVCSTMSTSFNLRVLIGVLGILMLLLLVESPTILASVPDPIETDVVVDVSEPTTTAKKTLPDRCLVKTEPGPCKHYVHKWTFNKSQGKCRTFVYGGCLGNENRFNSEIECLHYCVGGSEHTLPPYMVTKGSVFVTTSTTTTTVPPPTTEKTPPPTFAPPKPTKPPVPKHKRGKELTFMESGHEKTFMFAQSNTFIQLDGNGIKTFQLRLCREISFKFRTKLPHGLLVYHSVKDRPEDLEPYALYVIVEKGQLKVVHVFGKKSTSLTVGEGLNRDEWHSVLVRIDVHGAKLIARVDDTREETSLEVLEAEVNYGVSEELASVVLIGGLSSEEKLHGVKYIIESFVGCIRDMVLSSGKSASNLLPIRPLIATKHENVKEGCVDKCKTRENLCFIGSQCVNHYNSLTCDCFGTKYEGERCDVYTATILTLRGSSYVSFRVYDWKDRVHSSVNRISMAFKTRWDDSALFYASGEIEGTTHYVAASILNGSVHVELDFGHDSKIQAVLGDYVTSNHWNNLTIFHNGTLVYVSLNDEIKVLEVTGENFNMFIDPEIYIGGGPELHKKNGLISHNNFAGSLKYVFFNDKSIIYELKRSNPMVHYIGVLEPEYYDADVEVIPITYPFAGSHIWWPNENPDSLKLNFDFKSSEPLAVLASSDINNDNALGYWEVRLVNDEIRFELVPDLTKNVTLLTTVKFPPHNTSWHAVELNYTRGELNLQVDYRNKQSKLFVMRFELGERVIIGSGKSNRGLVGCMREIRVNDQRIEPRYVINTERVVGEVALDNCQFVDPCKRPNTCEHGGKCSVKEDRITCDCKDTGYIGTNCHFTRYRKTCEELALLGYTQDDVYRIDIDGNGRFPPALVKCEFQSIEDSTKTIVEHNLPSQIDVRSIAEADFLFNIKYRQFTAEMLQELISHSLYCSQYVKYDCYKAPIELHSATWFMGSKGTTVDYIGNVNRGSCPCGMNRTCVNPKLSCNCDVSAGKWLSDEGYYESPNSLGITEMVFLQQRDLEDDAQGRITLGPLECVETNTQKYVVTFTTSQSYIEVPGWRKGDIAFSFRTTGEKAILLYQPPIRSNYPSFMVALTSDYLLTFNFTLNTGTIRELEIKSRRKLNNGEWQKIWIDYNDYHVRFMINTDQQMVDLLPEEEFGPFEGSMFIGGATAEHLKTSSVRQGLIGCFRGLVVNGEILDIHSYMSVHLSEIIKDCKPSCQPNKCQNGARCVELWSNFECVCENRWAHLGTYCETNINNKALTFTAPEALLKKNYFGNDEDEEKLLLKSMLVENVLINLRTYDTDSLLLYANDHLNNFLHLYISNGSSIVYLFNSGNELKNITVDYPDVSSGNSVQIAIVRTEINTTLHVNDVNVTLDAVPILLDTYSNKPWINPEKEVLAPQRPPAPPTSYFQVNLGGFDPDNLLRVGKKGEAIQGYVGCLKGLMIGEYLVDLPNLASEAYQEGSKGLLPNCQMKCDAVPCKNLGICTEDFRRQESSCNCEMTSYFGENCAEEKGAEFSGESVLQREFELNDDVNQIKIQLAFSSNDLRQRTTALLLLQTGNKRSYYLLVALTSEGQLIFEEDREGSAYGVRINDRNFLNSARHSVYYVRDNNTATLLIDREPVALLPIPVLSLADDLDSTDNPGENEIQLGGLNTTDPRFTAYKGYTGCLSNVVISINGGARMKPLEEYMLFTKKGSETVRATTPAGVRSAQCAPFHAQARGLEPPRNDSVGRDKVWVADPPERKVYMSQYTDSTQEEQGAGTYIFIALCVILVAAVMGCIYEVWRSARKDRQRRSRDREEIATNPQRWQGAPYADSVIASAPSVKSVGFKTDEDDKKSNGTLAKSATKDYKTVPTAETKIDLLIDKKTHIKADEEPEKKELLGSMEDLREEPELEEREEEIDEDNEDGSSTSDSSCNRDEDILVRPTSVRESSVANSFREESKDECFEKNICPEMKLLETNFSVTGSINKIETDFIQRGNERFAIDNQITNNNKNVVRPVSLNLQCL; encoded by the exons ATGACGGGGACGGTCAGTCTGTTGGTCGTGGGCGTGCATGCAGCATGCCGCGGCGCCTCGAAGTGTAAAACCCGTCGTGGTGCGAGCCTCGCGGTTTGTAG CACGATGTCGACATCCTTCAACCTGAGGGTCCTGATCGGCGTCCTGGGGATCCTGATGCTACTACTCCTCGTCGAATCGCCGACGATCCTCGCGAGCGTTCCCGACCCCATCGAGACCGACGTCGTGGTCGACGTCAGCGAGCCGACGACGACCGCGAAAAAAACTCTCCCCGACAGGTGTCTGGTGAAAACGGAACCCGGACCCTGCAAGCATTACGTTCACAAATGGACGTTCAACAAATCCCAGGGGAAATGCAGGACCTTCGTCTACGGCGGTTGCCTCGGCAACGAGAACCGATTCAACTCGGAAATCGAGTGTCTCCACTACTGCGTAGGGGGATCGGAAC ACACCCTACCGCCCTACATGGTGACGAAGGGCAGCGTTTTCGTAACGACCAGTACGACGACCACCACCGTCCCGCCTCCGACGACGGAAAAAACACCGCCGCCGACTTTCGCACCACCGAAACCTACGAAGCCTCCGGTCCCGAAGCACAAAAGAGGAAAG GAGCTGACTTTCATGGAATCCGGTCATGAGAAAACTTTCATGTTCGCGCAGAGCAATACCTTCATACAACTGGACGGAAACGGCATCAAGACTTTCCAGCTTAG ACTCTGTCGGGAAATATCCTTTAAATTTCGCACGAAACTACCCCACGGACTGCTGGTCTATCACAGCGTGAAGGACCGTCCGGAGGATCTTGAGCCTTACGCGCTTTACGTGATAGTTGAAAAGGGTCAGCTGAAGGTCGTCCACGTGTTCGGTAAGAAGTCGACGAGTCTGACCGTGGGCGAAGGATTGAACAGGGACGAATGGCACAGCGTTCTGGTGAGGATAGACGTGCACGGGGCTAAATTGATCGCAAGGGTAGACGACACGAGGGAGGAAACCAGCCTCGAGGTACTCGAAGCGGAAGTCAACTACGGTGTATCCGAAGAACTCGCATCCGTCGTCCTTATAGGAG GATTGAGCTCGGAGGAGAAATTGCACGGGGTAAAGTACATCATAGAGTCGTTCGTCGGGTGCATAAGAGACATGGTCCTGAGCTCGGGAAAATCCGCCAGCAATTTGCTACCCATAAGACCGCTGATCGCGACCAAACACGAGAACGTCAAGGAAGGATGCGTGGACAA ATGCAAGACGAGGGAGAATCTCTGCTTCATCGGAAGCCAGTGCGTCAATCATTACAACAGTCTGACGTGCGACTGTTTCGGAACGAAATACGAAGGCGAGAGATGCGACGTGTACA CCGCGACAATCCTGACCCTGAGAGGCTCGTCGTACGTCTCGTTCCGAGTCTACGACTGGAAGGACCGGGTGCACTCCTCGGTGAACAGGATAAGCATGGCGTTCAAG ACGAGGTGGGACGATTCCGCGCTTTTTTACGCGTCCGGTGAAATCGAAGGAACCACCCACTACGTGGCGGCTTCGATTCTGAACGGATCCGTTCACGTCGAATTGGATTTCGGACACGATTCCAAGATACAAGCCGTACTCGGGGACTACGTCACATCCAATCACTGGAACAATCTCACGATATTTCACAACGGGACTCTCGTATACGTGAGTCTAAACGACGAGATCAAGGTCCTCGAGGTGACcggcgaaaatttcaacatgTTCATCGATCCCGAAATTTACATCGGCGGCGGTCCGGAACTCCACAAGAAAAATGGGCTCATTTCGCACAACAATTTCGCGG GATCTTTGAAGTACGTTTTCTTCAACGACAAATCCATAATCTACGAATTGAAACGTTCGAATCCGATGGTACATTACATAGGGGTTCTGGAGCCGGAGTATTACGACGCCGACGTCGAGGTCATTCCTATAACGTACCCGTTCGCGGGAAGTCATATCTGGTGGCCGAACGAAAATCCGGATTCTCTGAAACTTAATTTTGACTTCAAAAGTTCGGAACCACTAGCCGTACTCGCTTCGAGTGACATAAACAACGACAACGCCCTCGGTTACTGGGAg GTCCGTTTGGTGAACGACGAGATTCGCTTCGAACTTGTACCGGATCTGACGAAGAACGTGACGCTCTTGACCACCGTAAAGTTTCCACCCCACAACACGTCGTGGCACGCGGTCGAACTGAACTACACGAGGGGTGAATTGAATCTCCAGGTCGATTACAGGAACAAACAGAGCAAACTATTCGTCATGAGATTCGAACTGGGGGAGAGGGTAATCATCGGCAGCGGAAAGAGCAACAGAG GTCTCGTGGGTTGCATGAGGGAGATAAGAGTGAACGATCAGCGGATAGAACCGCGTTACGTGATAAACACCGAGAGAGTTGTGGGCGAGGTGGCGTTGGACAATTGCCAATTCGTGGACCCCTGCAAGAGGCCGAACACCTGCGAACACGGCGGTAAATGTTCGGTGAAAGAGGACAGGATAACTTGCGACTGCAAGGACACCGGTTACATAGGAACGAATTGTCACTTCA CCCGTTACAGAAAAACGTGCGAGGAACTCGCCCTACTGGGTTACACGCAGGACGACGTCTACCGGATCGACATCGACGGCAACGGCAGATTTCCACCGGCTCTTGTCAAGTGCGAGTTTCAGTCCATCGAAGACTCGACGAAGACGATCGTCGAGCACAATTTGCCATCGCAGATCGACGTCAGGTCGATAGCCGAGGCTGATTTCTTGTTCAACATCAAGTACAGACAATTCACCGCCGAGATGCTGCAGGAATTGATATCCCATTCGCTCTACTGCAGCCAGTACGTTAAATACGATTGCTACAAAGCGCCGATAGAACTGCACAGCGCTACCTGGTTCATGGGGTCAAAGGGGACTACCGTTGATTACATAGGGAACGTCAACCGGGGCTCCTGTCCCTGCGGAA TGAACAGAACTTGCGTGAACCCGAAGTTGAGCTGCAATTGCGACGTGTCCGCGGGCAAGTGGTTGTCCGACGAAGGATATTACGAGAGTCCGAATTCCCTGGGGATCACCGAAATGGTTTTCCTCCAGCAACGCGATCTGGAAGACGACGCTCAAGGGAGAATCACCCTCGGTCCTCTGGAGTGTGTCGAAACAA ACACACAGAAGTACGTGGTGACGTTCACCACGTCCCAATCGTACATCGAAGTACCGGGCTGGAGGAAAGGAGACATAGCGTTCAGTTTTCGAACGACCGGAGAGAAGGCCATTCTGCTGTATCAGCCGCCCATCAGGAGCAACTATCCGTCGTTCATGGTCGCTCTGACCTCGGATTACCTGCTCACCTTCAACTTCACCTTGAACACCGGAACTATACGGGAACTGGAGATCAAAAGCAGGAGGAAATTGAACAACGGCGAGTGGCAGAAGATCTGGATCGATTACAACGATTATCACGTCAGATTCATGATCAATACCGATCAGCAAATGGTCGATTTATTGCCGGAGGAGGAATTCGGACCGTTCGAAGGGTCCATGTTCATCGGCGGCGCTACCGC GGAACATTTGAAAACTTCCTCGGTACGTCAGGGTCTGATAGGCTGCTTCAGAGGGTTGGTGGTGAACGGCGAAATTTTGGATATTCACAGTTACATGTCCGTTCACCTGTCGGAAATTATAAAAGATTGCAAGCCCTCTTGTCAGCCGAACAAATGCCAGAACGGCGCCAgatgcgtcgaactttggagCAATTTCGAATGCGTCTGCGAAAACAGATGGGCGCATTTGGGAACTTACTGCGAAACCA ATATCAACAACAAAGCGTTGACGTTTACCGCGCCCGAAGCTCtgcttaaaaaaaattatttcggcaacgacgaagacgaggaaAAACTATTGCTGAAAAGTATGCTGGTGGAGAACGTTTTGATAAATTTACGAACTTACGACACGGATTCCTTGCTACTTTACGCTAACGAtcatttgaacaattttttacacCTTTACATATCCAACGGAAGCAGCATAGTTTATCTGTTCAATTCCGGTAACGagctgaaaaatataacgGTCGATTATCcag ACGTCAGTAGTGGAAATTCCGTACAAATAGCGATCGTTAGAACGGAAATAAATACGACGCTTCACGTGAACGACGTTAACGTCACTTTGGACGCAGTTCCGATATTGCTAGACACGTATTCCAACAAGCCTTGGATCAATCCGGAAAAAGAAGTCCTTGCGCCCCAAAGACCACCCGCGCCACCCACGAGTTATTTTCAg GTTAATCTGGGCGGATTCGATCCCGACAATTTATTGAGAGTTGGTAAAAAGGGCGAAGCTATACAGGGCTACGTGGGTTGTTTGAAGGGCCTTATGATCGGGGAATATTTGGTAGATTTGCCGAATCTGGCTAGCGAAGCGTACCAAGAAGGAAGCAAAGGATTATTGCCGAATTGTCAGATGAAGTGCGACGCGGTGCCTTGTAAAAATTTGGGCATTTGCACGGAGGATTTCAGGAGGCAAGAATCCTCGTGCAATTGCGAAATGACCTCGTACTTCGGTGAAAATTGCGCCGAGG aAAAGGGTGCGGAGTTCAGCGGGGAGAGCGTTTTGCAGAGAGAATTCGAGCTGAACGACGATGTGAAtcagataaaaattcaattggcATTCTCGAGCAACGATCTGCGTCAGAGAACTACGGCGTTACTTCTACTGCAAACCGGGAACAA AAGAAGTTACTATCTCCTGGTAGCCCTGACGTCCGAGGGTCAGTTGATATTCGAAGAGGACAGAGAGGGCTCCGCTTACGGTGTCCGAATAAacgacagaaattttttgaacagcGCTAGGCACAGCGTTTACTACGTTCGCGATAACAATACGGCGACTTTACTG ATCGACAGGGAGCCTGTCGCCCTCTTACCGATACCCGTGCTCAGTCTGGCCGACGATTTGGACTCAACCGACAATCCCGGCGAAAACGAGATACAATTGGGCGGCCTGAACACGACGGATCCAAGATTCACGGCGTACAAAGGATACACCGGTTGCCTCAGCA ACGTGGTGATATCGATAAACGGGGGCGCGAGAATGAAACCTCTGGAGGAGTACATGCTGTTCACGAAAAAGGGTAGCGAAACCGTGAGAGCGACCACACCGGCCGGTGTTCGCAGCGCGCAGTGTGCACCGTTTCACGCCCAAGCCAGAGGACTGGAACCACCGAGGAATGACAGCGTG GGTAGGGACAAAGTTTGGGTGGCTGATCCGCCCGAGCGAAAAGTTTACATGTCTCAATACACGGATTCCACGCAAGAGGAGCAAGGAGCCGGGACTTACATATTCATAGCGCTCTGCGTGATCCTTGTGGCGGCTGTGATGGGCTGTATTTACGAGGTGTGGAGAAGCGCCCGTAAAGACAGACAGAGGAGATCCAGAGATAGGGAGGAGATAGCGACGAATCCGCAGAGGTGGCAAGGCGCGCCTTACGCGGATTCGGTTATCGCTTCCGCGCCGAGCGTGAAAAGCGTCGGTTTCAAAACCGACGAGGACGATAAAAAGTCCAACGGAACGCTAGCTAAATCTGCAACAAAAGATTACAAAACTGTACCGACTGCGGAgacgaaaattgatctattaatcgataaaaaaacgCATATAAAAG cggATGAGGaaccagagaaaaaagagctGCTCGGG TCGATGGAGGATCTCAGGGAAGAACCAGAATTGGAGGAACGCGAAGAGGAAATTGACGAGGATAACGAAGACGGTAGCAGTACAAGTGACAGCAGTTGTAATCGAGATGAAGATATTTTAGTGCGACCAACGTCGGTAAGAGAATCATCAGTGGCAAATTCATTTAGAGAAGAATCGAAGGATGAATGTTTTGAGAAGAATATTTGCCCGGAAATGAAACTTTTGGAAACTAATTTTTCTGTTACCGGTAGTATTAACAAAATAGAGACTGATTTTATTCAAAGAGGAAACGAAAGGTTTGCTATCGACAATCagataacaaataataataaaaacgttGTGCGACCAGTTAGCTTAAACTTACAGTGCTTATAA